From Campylobacter upsaliensis, the proteins below share one genomic window:
- a CDS encoding nitrate reductase cytochrome c-type subunit produces the protein MKNKIFLVSAAAALFLAACAVNNGVSSEQIGLRKANLNNENSVVLSDINYSGLGAGESALLERAFENAPPLISHNLDGMLPITKESNSCLTCHDKAIAQDVGAIAAPASHYYDFRKNKPTGDVISEVRYNCIQCHVAQSDAKPLVGNTFKAEFKNEALKSKSNLLDVMNEGVK, from the coding sequence ATGAAAAATAAAATTTTCTTAGTTTCTGCGGCGGCGGCTTTATTTTTAGCAGCTTGTGCGGTGAATAATGGGGTAAGTTCTGAGCAAATTGGACTTAGAAAGGCGAATTTAAATAATGAAAATAGCGTAGTTTTAAGCGATATTAATTATAGTGGCTTAGGTGCTGGAGAATCAGCTCTTTTAGAAAGAGCTTTTGAAAACGCTCCACCACTTATCTCGCATAATCTTGATGGTATGCTCCCTATCACAAAGGAGAGTAATTCTTGCTTAACTTGCCACGATAAAGCTATCGCTCAAGATGTCGGTGCTATCGCTGCTCCTGCGAGTCATTATTATGATTTTCGAAAAAATAAACCAACGGGCGATGTAATTAGCGAGGTAAGATATAATTGCATTCAGTGCCATGTCGCTCAAAGTGATGCTAAACCTTTGGTGGGTAATACCTTTAAAGCGGAATTTAAAAATGAAGCACTTAAGAGCAAATCCAACTTACTTGATGTGATGAACGAGGGCGTAAAATAA
- a CDS encoding branched-chain amino acid transporter permease, with protein sequence MFENYILMMIFAAFLGTYLSRVLSYALFKHKKESQNLLFIQKNMPLLIIIILFFYTFYGVDFMRSPYGLDMILACVFVFLFHFKFKNALLSIILGTIFYMICLRL encoded by the coding sequence ATGTTTGAAAATTATATTTTAATGATGATTTTTGCGGCTTTTCTTGGCACTTATCTTTCTAGAGTTTTGTCCTATGCTCTTTTTAAGCATAAAAAAGAAAGTCAAAATTTGCTTTTTATACAGAAAAATATGCCTTTACTTATCATAATCATTTTATTTTTTTACACCTTTTATGGGGTAGATTTTATGCGTTCTCCTTACGGACTTGATATGATTTTAGCTTGTGTTTTTGTCTTTCTTTTTCATTTTAAATTTAAAAATGCACTTTTAAGCATTATTTTAGGGACGATTTTTTATATGATTTGTTTAAGATTATAA
- the yihA gene encoding ribosome biogenesis GTP-binding protein YihA/YsxC has protein sequence MISNATFLTSLAKFDPNFEANCAEVAFLGRSNVGKSSLINTLCKQKKLAKSSSTPGKTQLINFFEIKCKKNEEEFKIHFIDLPGFGYAKVSKNLKEIWNKNLDEFLKLRTSIKLFLHLIDARHTNLEIDLGVDAYLKSFLRGDQQILKVFTKADKLNQSQKTKLKNDFENSLLISNLNKSGLALLENIILEKTLGL, from the coding sequence ATGATAAGTAACGCCACTTTTCTCACTTCTTTAGCTAAATTTGACCCAAATTTTGAAGCAAATTGTGCTGAAGTGGCATTTTTAGGGCGTTCAAATGTGGGAAAAAGTTCGCTCATTAACACACTTTGTAAGCAAAAAAAACTCGCCAAAAGCTCAAGCACACCGGGAAAAACCCAGCTTATTAATTTTTTTGAAATCAAATGCAAGAAAAATGAAGAAGAATTTAAAATTCACTTTATTGATTTGCCCGGTTTTGGCTATGCTAAGGTTTCTAAAAATCTTAAAGAAATTTGGAATAAAAATTTAGACGAATTTCTTAAACTCCGCACCTCTATAAAGCTTTTTTTACACCTTATCGATGCTAGACATACAAATTTAGAGATTGATTTAGGTGTCGATGCGTATTTAAAAAGTTTTTTGAGGGGCGATCAGCAAATTTTAAAAGTTTTTACTAAGGCAGATAAGCTTAATCAAAGTCAAAAAACAAAACTTAAAAATGATTTTGAAAATTCTTTACTGATTTCAAATTTAAATAAAAGTGGTTTAGCTTTGTTAGAAAATATCATCTTAGAAAAGACGCTAGGATTATGA
- a CDS encoding WD40 repeat domain-containing protein, translating into MKKFLLLLVLSLELMGFKVELNSNVTALKLEEKSLYIGTDEGEIYILETQNLKGQDEDLFLNEPFVKFEKVQNYYETLGAKIYYIDVLNNKMLVLSEGDFGSKNLSIYENNHLKQTKKLEFEGINRAFFIDENTLLVGLIGSEVKLLNLDFKELKSFKFSHSSLNDIVLSEDKKSFVAGFESGEVELFDLEKWQILKNYNAIHKDNIYQVSYKNGVILSCGTDRRVSVIRKEEQNFLQKDFLIYACALSPSGKLAAFSDNNSGITELFETATLKSVKKFEDLDMMSEFIVFLDDSTLLISGFGKVILMRSL; encoded by the coding sequence ATGAAAAAATTCCTCCTTCTTCTTGTGTTGAGTTTGGAGCTTATGGGCTTTAAGGTGGAGTTAAATTCTAATGTTACCGCTTTAAAGCTTGAAGAAAAAAGCTTATATATAGGCACAGATGAGGGGGAAATTTATATCCTAGAGACACAAAATTTAAAAGGGCAAGATGAAGATCTTTTTCTAAATGAACCCTTTGTTAAATTTGAAAAAGTGCAAAATTATTATGAAACTTTAGGGGCTAAAATTTATTATATTGATGTGCTTAATAATAAAATGCTCGTTTTAAGTGAGGGCGATTTTGGGAGTAAAAATTTAAGCATTTATGAAAATAATCATTTAAAGCAAACCAAAAAACTTGAATTTGAGGGGATAAATCGTGCCTTTTTTATCGATGAAAATACCCTGCTTGTTGGTTTAATAGGCTCTGAAGTCAAGCTTTTAAATTTGGATTTTAAGGAATTAAAAAGCTTTAAATTTTCTCACTCTAGCCTTAATGACATTGTTTTAAGTGAGGATAAAAAGAGTTTTGTAGCTGGGTTTGAAAGTGGAGAAGTGGAGCTTTTTGACTTAGAAAAATGGCAAATTCTTAAAAATTATAATGCTATACATAAGGATAATATTTATCAAGTGAGTTACAAAAATGGCGTAATTTTAAGCTGTGGCACGGATAGGCGTGTGAGTGTGATAAGAAAAGAGGAGCAAAATTTTTTGCAAAAAGATTTTTTAATCTATGCTTGCGCCTTAAGTCCTAGTGGAAAATTAGCTGCTTTTAGTGATAATAATAGCGGTATTACGGAGCTTTTTGAAACAGCTACTTTAAAAAGCGTTAAGAAATTTGAAGATTTGGATATGATGAGTGAATTTATCGTATTTTTAGATGATAGCACTTTGCTGATTTCTGGTTTTGGTAAGGTAATTTTGATGAGGAGTTTATAA
- a CDS encoding chaperone NapD: MNLSSVLIVAKEEMIDTLAESIAKIELCSVELKEKDKLVVVIESEDLDSELKAYKKLEALPNLISINMIFSYQDLDEDIQKALNSGAIESIEKNEKAENVVYNGSVFQKMS, translated from the coding sequence ATGAATCTTTCTAGCGTTTTGATTGTCGCTAAAGAAGAGATGATTGACACTTTAGCCGAAAGTATCGCTAAGATAGAGCTTTGCTCTGTGGAGCTTAAAGAAAAAGATAAATTGGTCGTGGTAATAGAGAGTGAGGATTTAGATAGTGAGCTTAAAGCCTACAAAAAGCTTGAAGCTTTACCAAATTTAATTAGTATCAATATGATCTTTTCTTATCAAGATTTAGATGAAGATATACAAAAAGCACTTAATAGCGGCGCAATAGAGAGTATAGAAAAAAACGAAAAAGCTGAAAATGTCGTTTATAATGGCAGTGTTTTTCAAAAAATGTCCTAA
- a CDS encoding AzlC family ABC transporter permease — protein sequence MKKLLAITLPVLMGYIPLGMAFGILASSAGFSFYEVLLSSVVVYAGAGQFILVALISGGAGFLEVALTSFLVNFRHFFYTLSLLEEFKKMNFLKHYAIFALTDESFAIISSKKRQIKNLKQKGHSRLIFIICLLNHSYWILGSLLGFLFQQNVKIDYSGIEFSLNALFIVLAYELYKQNPKLKILLFATLLSLIALFCIDKAYMFAFCLSVGLALLLLGKKYV from the coding sequence ATGAAAAAACTTTTAGCGATTACTCTGCCTGTTTTAATGGGCTATATCCCTCTTGGAATGGCTTTTGGAATTTTAGCTTCTAGTGCTGGATTTAGCTTTTATGAAGTGCTTTTAAGCTCTGTGGTCGTTTATGCTGGGGCAGGGCAGTTTATTTTAGTTGCTTTAATAAGCGGTGGGGCAGGATTTTTAGAGGTCGCCTTAACCTCATTTTTAGTCAATTTCAGGCACTTTTTTTACACCCTATCTTTGCTAGAAGAATTTAAAAAGATGAATTTTTTAAAGCATTATGCTATTTTCGCACTCACAGATGAAAGCTTTGCTATCATTAGCTCTAAAAAAAGACAGATAAAAAATTTAAAGCAAAAAGGACATTCTCGGTTAATTTTTATTATTTGCCTTTTAAATCATAGCTACTGGATTTTAGGCTCTTTGCTTGGATTTTTGTTTCAGCAAAATGTTAAGATTGATTATAGTGGGATAGAATTTTCTCTTAATGCGCTTTTTATCGTCTTAGCTTATGAGCTTTATAAGCAAAATCCCAAATTAAAAATTCTTCTTTTTGCCACATTGCTTTCACTCATCGCACTTTTTTGCATTGATAAGGCATATATGTTTGCTTTTTGTTTGAGTGTGGGACTTGCTTTACTTCTTTTAGGAAAAAAATATGTTTGA
- a CDS encoding LysE family translocator, translated as MEYFLLFLTLIPISLLPGFNMLLAFSLGLSLGYKATLWVMVGQLVGLALAVGICILSLNFLSQFEFIFQILKYFSVAFLLYMSVKLWRTKLSIKQDEITKKRRFSLMLQGFITSVSNPKVWIFFFSLLPSFIHLNLFFLMSLILSVEFSCLSLYALGGSVFKHFMNAHLDKIGKFSALCIVGIALSFLLE; from the coding sequence GTGGAATATTTTTTATTATTTCTTACTCTTATACCCATCTCTCTTTTGCCCGGTTTTAATATGCTTTTAGCTTTTTCTTTGGGACTTAGCTTAGGTTACAAAGCGACTTTATGGGTTATGGTGGGGCAGTTGGTAGGACTTGCTTTGGCTGTTGGAATTTGCATTTTGAGCTTAAATTTTCTATCACAATTTGAGTTTATTTTTCAAATTTTAAAATATTTTAGCGTCGCTTTTTTACTTTATATGAGTGTTAAATTATGGCGGACTAAATTAAGTATAAAACAAGATGAAATCACAAAAAAACGGCGATTTTCCCTTATGTTGCAAGGCTTTATCACTTCAGTAAGTAACCCAAAAGTGTGGATTTTTTTCTTTTCTCTTTTGCCCTCTTTTATCCATTTAAATTTATTTTTTCTAATGAGTTTAATCCTTAGTGTAGAATTTTCTTGCCTTAGTCTTTATGCTTTAGGCGGAAGTGTTTTTAAGCATTTTATGAACGCACATTTGGATAAAATCGGCAAATTTAGTGCCTTATGTATCGTTGGAATTGCCCTTAGCTTTTTGCTTGAATAA
- the napA gene encoding periplasmic nitrate reductase subunit alpha gives MNRRDFIKNTAIASAASVAGMSVPSSLMAAPKEEWQWDKSVCRFCGTGCGIMVARKDGKIVAIKGDPAAPVNRGLNCIKGYFNAKIMYGEDRLVMPLLRVNSKGEFDKKGKFQQVSWQRAFDEMEKQFKKAYNELGVTGVGIFGSGQYTIQEGYASVKLAKAGFRTNNIDPNARHCMASAVVGFMQTFGVDEPSGCYDDIELTDTIITWGANMAEMHPILWSRVSDRKLSNLDKVKVVNLSTFSNRTSHIADTEIIFKPNTDLAILNFIAREIVYNHPEAMDKDFIKNHCVFATGYADIGYGMRANANHPKFKKSEKDTVAKENSIILDEEEATALSYLGVKAGDTLKMTHQGVPDKNWEISFEDFKKALEPYTLDYVAKVSKGDDDESLEDYKKKLQELANLYIEKNRKVVSFWTMGFNQHTRGTWVNEQAYMIHFLLGKQAKPGNGAFSLTGQPSACGTAREVGTFSHRLPADMVVANPKHRAISEKIWKVPNGTINPKPGSPYLKIMRDLEDGKIKFAWVQVNNPWQNTANANHWIEAARNMDNFIVVSDCYPGISAKVADLILPSAMIYEKWGSYGNAERRTQHWRQQVLPVGAAMSDTWQVMEFAKRFKLKEVWGEKKVDEKLNLPSVLDEAKAMGYSEEDTLYDVLFANAEAKKFKADDKIAKGYDNSEVNGDERRIIGSDGKEFKGYGFFVQKYLWEEYRKFGLGHGHDLADFNTYHQVRGLRWPVVNGKETQWRFNTKFDYYAKKAAPKSDFAFYGDFDKNLQKGDLLEPKTEEKFSIKNKAKIFFRPFMKAPERPSEEYPFWLSTGRVLEHWHSGTMTMRVPELYRAVPEALCYMNEEDCKKLKLEQGDLVWVESRRGKVKAKVDMRGRNKPPKGLVYVPWFDENVYINKVTLDATCPLSKQTDFKKCAVKITKA, from the coding sequence ATGAATAGAAGGGACTTTATCAAAAATACGGCAATTGCAAGTGCTGCAAGTGTCGCTGGTATGAGTGTGCCAAGCTCTTTAATGGCTGCACCTAAAGAAGAGTGGCAATGGGATAAATCCGTATGCCGATTTTGCGGAACGGGCTGTGGGATTATGGTGGCTAGAAAAGATGGCAAAATAGTCGCCATTAAAGGAGACCCTGCCGCACCTGTAAACCGTGGGCTTAACTGCATTAAGGGTTATTTTAATGCTAAAATTATGTATGGTGAAGACCGCCTTGTAATGCCTTTACTTCGTGTCAATAGTAAGGGAGAATTTGATAAAAAAGGTAAATTTCAGCAAGTTTCGTGGCAAAGAGCTTTTGATGAAATGGAAAAGCAATTTAAAAAAGCTTATAATGAGCTTGGAGTTACTGGCGTTGGAATTTTTGGTAGCGGGCAATATACCATCCAAGAAGGCTATGCAAGCGTCAAACTTGCAAAAGCTGGTTTTAGGACAAATAATATTGACCCAAATGCAAGGCATTGTATGGCTTCTGCTGTTGTGGGCTTTATGCAAACTTTTGGCGTTGATGAGCCATCGGGCTGTTATGATGATATAGAGCTAACCGACACTATCATCACTTGGGGAGCTAATATGGCTGAAATGCATCCTATTTTATGGTCTAGGGTGAGTGATAGAAAGCTAAGTAATTTAGATAAGGTTAAGGTTGTTAATCTTAGCACTTTTTCAAACCGCACAAGCCATATAGCAGATACTGAAATCATCTTTAAGCCAAATACGGATTTAGCGATTTTAAATTTCATCGCGAGGGAAATTGTTTATAATCACCCTGAAGCTATGGATAAAGATTTTATTAAAAATCACTGCGTTTTTGCGACAGGATATGCCGATATAGGCTATGGTATGAGGGCAAATGCTAACCACCCTAAATTTAAAAAGAGCGAAAAAGACACGGTTGCGAAAGAAAATAGCATAATCTTAGATGAAGAAGAGGCGACTGCTCTTTCTTATTTGGGTGTTAAGGCTGGTGATACGCTTAAAATGACACATCAAGGTGTGCCAGATAAAAACTGGGAAATTTCTTTTGAAGACTTTAAAAAGGCACTTGAGCCTTATACTTTAGACTATGTAGCTAAGGTTTCTAAGGGCGATGATGATGAGAGTTTGGAAGATTATAAGAAAAAATTACAAGAGCTTGCAAATTTGTATATAGAAAAAAATCGCAAAGTAGTGAGCTTTTGGACTATGGGCTTTAATCAGCACACAAGAGGCACTTGGGTTAATGAACAAGCCTATATGATACACTTTTTACTAGGCAAACAAGCAAAGCCGGGCAATGGTGCTTTCTCACTTACAGGACAACCTTCAGCTTGTGGCACGGCTAGAGAGGTCGGCACTTTTTCACACCGCTTACCAGCAGATATGGTCGTGGCTAATCCTAAGCATAGAGCTATTTCTGAAAAAATTTGGAAAGTTCCTAATGGGACAATTAATCCAAAGCCGGGTTCGCCTTATCTTAAAATTATGCGTGATTTAGAAGATGGCAAAATTAAATTTGCTTGGGTTCAAGTGAATAACCCTTGGCAAAATACCGCTAATGCAAATCACTGGATAGAAGCAGCGCGTAATATGGATAATTTTATCGTTGTGAGTGATTGTTATCCGGGAATTTCAGCGAAAGTGGCGGATTTGATTTTGCCTAGTGCGATGATTTATGAAAAATGGGGTTCTTATGGTAACGCAGAAAGAAGAACGCAGCACTGGAGACAACAGGTTTTACCTGTGGGTGCGGCGATGAGTGATACTTGGCAGGTGATGGAATTTGCCAAACGCTTCAAGCTTAAGGAAGTTTGGGGTGAGAAAAAAGTCGATGAGAAATTAAATTTACCAAGTGTTTTAGACGAAGCTAAGGCTATGGGATATAGTGAAGAGGACACGCTTTATGATGTGCTTTTTGCTAATGCCGAAGCTAAGAAATTTAAGGCTGATGATAAAATTGCTAAAGGTTATGATAATAGTGAAGTCAATGGCGATGAAAGAAGGATCATTGGTAGCGATGGAAAGGAATTTAAAGGCTATGGCTTTTTCGTGCAGAAATACCTTTGGGAGGAATACCGCAAATTTGGACTAGGACACGGACACGACTTAGCAGACTTTAACACCTATCATCAGGTAAGAGGATTAAGATGGCCTGTGGTAAATGGTAAAGAAACTCAGTGGAGATTTAATACCAAATTTGATTATTATGCGAAAAAAGCTGCGCCAAAGAGCGATTTTGCTTTTTATGGAGATTTTGATAAAAATTTACAAAAAGGCGACTTGCTTGAGCCTAAAACGGAAGAGAAGTTTAGCATTAAAAATAAGGCTAAAATTTTCTTTAGACCTTTTATGAAAGCACCTGAAAGACCGAGCGAGGAGTATCCATTTTGGCTTTCTACTGGTAGAGTTTTAGAACATTGGCATAGTGGGACTATGACTATGCGTGTGCCAGAGCTTTACCGTGCTGTGCCTGAAGCACTTTGCTATATGAACGAGGAAGATTGCAAAAAGCTCAAGCTTGAACAAGGCGATTTGGTATGGGTGGAATCAAGACGCGGTAAAGTCAAAGCTAAAGTCGATATGAGAGGAAGAAATAAGCCACCTAAAGGGCTTGTTTATGTGCCGTGGTTTGATGAAAATGTGTATATTAACAAAGTAACCCTTGATGCGACTTGTCCGCTTTCTAAGCAAACAGACTTTAAAAAATGTGCGGTAAAAATCACTAAGGCTTAA
- the ciaD gene encoding effector protein CiaD, producing MNLEDLAKKTIDEVHHQIKEQERQLQSLKEQEEEHQKADETKIEVLEDDHLKTSQEDILEQIQMAKFQEEQENLEISEQDETKKEPLQEELVEESEILNPNIIAKVQSLNEDIFLKNLKERILVLFEGLNDTKKEDLDARLELTINFLEFLLANIEDRLNK from the coding sequence ATGAATTTAGAGGATTTAGCAAAAAAAACGATTGATGAAGTGCATCATCAAATCAAAGAACAAGAAAGGCAACTTCAAAGCCTAAAAGAGCAAGAGGAAGAACATCAAAAAGCAGATGAAACTAAAATAGAAGTGCTTGAAGATGATCATTTAAAAACAAGCCAAGAAGACATTTTAGAACAAATTCAAATGGCAAAATTCCAAGAAGAGCAAGAAAATTTGGAAATTAGCGAACAAGACGAAACGAAGAAAGAACCTTTGCAAGAGGAGCTTGTCGAAGAAAGTGAAATTTTAAATCCTAACATCATAGCTAAGGTGCAAAGTTTAAATGAAGACATCTTTTTGAAAAACCTAAAAGAGCGTATTTTGGTGCTTTTTGAGGGGCTTAATGACACTAAAAAAGAAGATTTGGACGCTAGACTTGAGCTAACGATTAATTTTTTAGAGTTTTTACTTGCAAATATCGAAGATAGACTTAATAAATAA
- the napH gene encoding quinol dehydrogenase ferredoxin subunit NapH: MKYLILRRVVQILILVLFAFSAFDFILKGDLSSSKLFSTIPLSDPFAVLQIYLASFSVDFMALLGACVVLVLYGVFLGRAFCAWVCPVNLITDFAAFVRAKFGFKSNKSLVLSKNLRYYLLILVLILSFTLSLPVFEGISYIGIVHRGIIFGGASWLFVAFVIFCIDAFLSPRATCSHLCPLGAFYALMTRFALLKIKHRVSKCTKCYHCVSVCPEKQVLWMIGKESASVNSGECIRCGRCIDVCNDDALSFNIFDLRKKDEK; the protein is encoded by the coding sequence GTGAAATATCTCATTTTAAGACGCGTGGTTCAAATTTTGATTTTAGTGCTTTTTGCTTTTAGTGCCTTTGACTTCATTTTAAAGGGTGATTTAAGCTCATCTAAGCTTTTTTCTACCATACCCTTAAGCGATCCTTTTGCCGTGCTTCAAATTTATCTTGCTAGTTTTAGTGTGGATTTTATGGCTTTGCTTGGAGCTTGTGTGGTGCTTGTTTTATATGGAGTATTTTTGGGTAGGGCTTTTTGTGCTTGGGTATGTCCTGTGAATTTAATTACAGATTTTGCTGCCTTTGTAAGAGCGAAATTTGGATTTAAATCAAATAAAAGCTTAGTTTTAAGCAAAAATTTGCGTTATTATCTTTTAATCTTGGTTTTAATCTTATCTTTCACGCTTTCTTTGCCTGTGTTTGAAGGAATTTCTTATATAGGAATCGTGCATAGAGGGATTATTTTTGGAGGGGCTTCTTGGCTTTTTGTTGCTTTTGTGATCTTTTGCATTGACGCATTTTTAAGTCCTAGAGCGACTTGTTCGCATTTATGTCCTTTAGGAGCTTTTTACGCTTTAATGACGCGTTTTGCCCTGCTTAAAATTAAGCATAGGGTAAGTAAATGCACTAAGTGCTATCATTGTGTGAGCGTTTGCCCTGAAAAGCAAGTGCTTTGGATGATAGGAAAGGAAAGTGCGAGTGTGAATTCTGGCGAATGTATAAGGTGTGGTAGGTGCATTGATGTATGCAATGATGATGCTTTGAGTTTTAATATTTTTGATTTAAGGAAAAAAGATGAAAAATAA
- the mrdA gene encoding penicillin-binding protein 2: protein MRMRLVVAFIFLFFVLLLSRVYYLSIKSNVYYEELARQNSIKTEYLVPTRGEILDRNGSILAMNDLGFSIALKPYLSIKKEHRGKLELEIAKLQEHFPDLNATILVRNYKRADSYYNQDFIEVIDFLSYDEISPHFSQLSQNENIRIIPTTKRKYPYGKLASHIIGYTQKANLQDISENEIAKLTNYTGKSGIERYYNEILQGQKGERVYKVNAFNQVLEELSYKDSSSQDISLSIDIALQSYLSEIFADNSGAAVIMDAYSGEILAASSFPEYDLNPFVRGISTKDWKALIENLDHPFTNRLVNANYPPGSVVKMGVGLAFLNSNSINTATEFYCSGSVELAGRNFRCWNRSGHGSMDLKHAIKHSCDVYFYEGSLKVGIDLIASTLSRIGFGAKTGVDLPNEFVGVVPSKEWKMQRYKKPWYQGETLNTSIGQGNFLVTPMQIAKYTAQIATGEEVSPHFLKDKNLSSPKEVFTLFEKSQLPYIRNSMYAVANEQGGTAYRYLNHLPIKVAAKTGTAQVIGFSQADKNRVNEAELKYYTRSHTWITSYAPYNKPRYVVTILLEHGGKSTTTGVLTAQIYQKMFQMGYFKNQ, encoded by the coding sequence ATGAGAATGCGTCTTGTTGTGGCTTTTATTTTTCTTTTCTTTGTGCTTTTGTTAAGTAGGGTGTATTATCTTAGTATAAAATCTAATGTTTATTATGAGGAGCTTGCAAGACAAAATTCCATTAAAACAGAATATTTGGTCCCAACAAGAGGCGAAATTTTAGACAGAAATGGCTCAATTTTGGCGATGAACGATTTAGGGTTTAGCATAGCTCTTAAGCCTTATTTAAGCATTAAAAAGGAGCATAGGGGTAAGCTAGAGCTTGAAATTGCCAAATTGCAAGAGCATTTTCCAGATCTTAACGCAACGATATTGGTAAGAAACTATAAGAGGGCTGATTCTTACTATAACCAAGACTTTATCGAGGTGATTGATTTTCTAAGCTATGATGAGATTAGTCCGCATTTTTCACAGCTTTCTCAAAATGAAAATATCCGCATTATCCCCACGACTAAACGCAAATATCCTTATGGCAAATTAGCCTCGCATATCATAGGCTACACCCAAAAGGCAAATTTGCAAGATATAAGTGAAAATGAGATAGCAAAGCTTACAAATTACACGGGAAAAAGTGGCATTGAGCGTTATTATAATGAAATTTTGCAAGGACAAAAAGGCGAGAGAGTTTATAAGGTTAATGCCTTCAATCAAGTTTTAGAGGAGCTTTCTTACAAGGACTCTAGCTCACAAGATATTAGTTTAAGCATAGATATAGCTTTGCAGAGTTATTTGAGCGAAATTTTTGCCGATAATAGCGGAGCAGCCGTGATAATGGACGCTTATAGTGGAGAAATTTTAGCCGCTTCAAGCTTTCCTGAATACGACCTTAATCCTTTTGTGCGTGGAATTTCCACAAAAGACTGGAAAGCCTTAATAGAAAATTTAGACCACCCCTTTACAAATCGCTTAGTTAATGCAAATTACCCACCCGGCTCCGTTGTGAAAATGGGCGTTGGACTTGCTTTTTTAAATTCAAATTCCATCAATACCGCCACTGAGTTTTATTGCTCTGGTTCTGTTGAGTTAGCAGGGCGAAATTTTCGCTGTTGGAATCGAAGCGGACACGGCTCTATGGACTTAAAACACGCCATCAAGCATAGTTGTGATGTGTATTTTTATGAAGGGAGCTTAAAAGTAGGGATAGATCTTATAGCCTCCACGCTTTCACGCATAGGCTTTGGGGCAAAAACGGGCGTAGATTTGCCTAATGAATTTGTCGGAGTCGTGCCAAGTAAAGAGTGGAAAATGCAACGCTATAAAAAGCCGTGGTATCAAGGCGAAACGCTTAATACTAGCATAGGGCAGGGCAATTTTTTAGTAACTCCTATGCAAATTGCCAAATACACCGCACAAATTGCCACAGGAGAGGAAGTTAGTCCTCATTTTTTAAAAGATAAAAATCTCAGCTCCCCTAAGGAAGTTTTTACACTTTTTGAAAAAAGCCAACTTCCTTATATTAGGAATTCAATGTATGCTGTGGCAAATGAGCAAGGTGGAACGGCTTATCGCTATCTTAATCATTTGCCTATTAAAGTGGCAGCCAAAACAGGCACAGCACAAGTTATAGGTTTTTCTCAAGCGGATAAAAATAGGGTCAATGAAGCCGAGCTTAAATATTACACGCGTTCTCATACTTGGATTACAAGCTATGCACCTTATAATAAGCCTCGTTATGTCGTTACCATACTACTTGAACACGGTGGCAAAAGCACAACGACTGGGGTTTTAACCGCACAAATTTATCAAAAAATGTTTCAAATGGGCTATTTTAAAAATCAATAG
- the napG gene encoding ferredoxin-type protein NapG, which produces MKDRREFFVKSFKGLCLCAGGGFLATLALKADESVFLRPPGAEDEERFLSKCIRCGLCVKACPYDTLKLASLLDAPQNGTPFFKPREIPCYLCENIPCIKDCPTDALDKNYLKEENGIKELKMGIAIVDSASCVAHWGIQCDACYRACPLIDKALKIETKRNERTAKHAFLLPVVDHEYCVGCGLCEKACITEEAAIRVLPRAYVLGKAGAHYVKGWDKQDEDKLKNSSTQRKLDNEKAKDYLNAEDLL; this is translated from the coding sequence ATGAAGGACAGAAGGGAATTTTTCGTCAAAAGCTTTAAAGGCTTGTGTCTTTGTGCTGGAGGAGGCTTTTTAGCGACTTTAGCTTTAAAGGCTGATGAGAGTGTATTTTTGCGTCCTCCCGGAGCTGAAGATGAGGAGAGATTTTTGAGTAAATGCATTCGTTGTGGATTATGCGTGAAAGCCTGTCCTTACGATACTTTAAAACTTGCCTCCTTGCTTGATGCACCACAAAATGGCACACCTTTTTTTAAGCCGCGTGAAATTCCTTGCTATCTTTGTGAGAATATCCCTTGCATTAAGGATTGCCCAACTGACGCTTTAGATAAAAATTATCTTAAAGAAGAAAATGGCATTAAAGAGCTTAAAATGGGTATAGCCATAGTCGATAGTGCTTCTTGTGTGGCACACTGGGGCATACAATGTGATGCGTGTTATAGAGCCTGTCCTTTAATAGACAAAGCCCTAAAAATCGAAACAAAACGAAACGAACGCACCGCTAAACACGCTTTTTTGCTACCTGTGGTCGATCATGAATATTGTGTAGGCTGTGGGCTTTGTGAGAAGGCTTGCATTACCGAAGAAGCAGCGATACGCGTTTTACCAAGAGCTTATGTTTTGGGTAAAGCTGGGGCACATTATGTTAAAGGCTGGGATAAGCAAGATGAAGATAAGCTCAAAAATTCTAGCACGCAAAGAAAGCTCGATAATGAAAAGGCTAAAGACTATCTAAACGCGGAGGATTTGTTGTGA